In Erythrobacter sp. F6033, a single genomic region encodes these proteins:
- the purQ gene encoding phosphoribosylformylglycinamidine synthase subunit PurQ, translating into MAFKAGVITFPGSNCDRDMAVALEEVTGEPALRIWHGDADLPDRLDFIALPGGFSYGDYLRSGAMAAKSPIMRAVVAAAERGVPVLGVCNGFQVLTESGLLPGALMRNAGQTFVCRTVPLKVENTSSLFTGAYAEGETIRVPVAHHDGNYFADEATLDALEAEGRVAFRYEEAVNGSRRNIAGILSENGRVLGMMPHPERAISPAAHPTMGGEDGKRLFESVIAALVDA; encoded by the coding sequence TGGCTGTTGCTCTCGAAGAGGTCACTGGAGAGCCCGCCCTCCGCATCTGGCACGGCGATGCCGATCTTCCTGATCGTCTGGATTTCATCGCGCTACCCGGCGGATTTTCTTACGGCGACTATCTGCGCTCGGGCGCGATGGCGGCGAAAAGCCCGATCATGCGGGCTGTCGTGGCCGCAGCAGAGCGCGGCGTTCCGGTTCTTGGCGTGTGTAACGGTTTTCAAGTTCTCACAGAAAGCGGCTTGTTGCCCGGTGCGTTAATGCGGAATGCCGGACAGACTTTTGTCTGCCGGACTGTTCCTCTGAAGGTCGAGAATACTTCCTCGCTGTTCACTGGCGCCTATGCTGAAGGCGAAACGATCCGCGTTCCTGTTGCCCATCACGATGGGAATTACTTCGCTGACGAAGCCACACTGGATGCGCTTGAGGCCGAAGGCCGTGTGGCCTTTCGTTACGAAGAGGCAGTAAACGGTTCGCGCCGTAACATCGCAGGCATCCTGAGCGAGAATGGCCGCGTCCTCGGCATGATGCCTCACCCTGAGCGTGCAATTTCACCAGCTGCGCACCCAACCATGGGCGGGGAAGACGGGAAACGCCTTTTCGAAAGTGTGATCGCAGCTCTGGTTGATGCTTGA